Proteins found in one Labrenzia sp. VG12 genomic segment:
- a CDS encoding Lrp/AsnC family transcriptional regulator, translating to MDLDDFDHQLLRLLSLDARQTGKELSEKVGLSPAACLRRVQRLREIGAIRKEIAILAPEVTGTTVTLLAMLEMVRGQPERNARAREKLLKLPEVKKLYHVTGKADLVLTIECASMEAYAAFTERHFYAEEIKGFDTIVVLRSYDPEVE from the coding sequence ATGGATCTCGACGATTTCGATCATCAGCTGTTGCGGCTGCTCAGTCTGGATGCACGCCAGACCGGCAAGGAACTTTCCGAGAAAGTCGGCCTGTCGCCGGCGGCCTGCCTGCGCCGGGTGCAGCGGCTGCGGGAGATTGGGGCCATCCGGAAGGAGATCGCCATCCTGGCGCCTGAAGTGACCGGGACCACCGTCACCCTTCTGGCGATGCTGGAAATGGTGCGCGGTCAGCCGGAGCGGAACGCCCGCGCCCGCGAAAAGCTATTGAAGCTGCCGGAGGTGAAGAAGCTCTACCACGTCACCGGCAAGGCCGACCTGGTGCTCACCATCGAGTGCGCCTCCATGGAGGCCTATGCCGCTTTCACCGAACGGCATTTTTATGCCGAAGAGATCAAGGGCTTCGACACGATCGTCGTCCTGCGCTCCTATGATCCGGAAGTGGAATAG
- a CDS encoding DUF1127 domain-containing protein, producing the protein MTDQTLTPRLLTVTTAPRGVRNAGSFGHFLETLTRLLRRRRDRAHLSELPDYLLEDIGLTRADVPGNPPVEEGWR; encoded by the coding sequence ATGACCGACCAGACCCTGACCCCGAGACTTCTCACTGTAACAACGGCCCCCAGGGGCGTTCGGAATGCGGGATCATTCGGGCACTTCCTTGAAACCCTCACCCGCCTGCTGCGCCGTCGCCGCGACCGCGCGCACCTGTCCGAGTTGCCGGATTACCTTCTGGAAGATATCGGGCTGACGCGGGCGGATGTGCCAGGGAACCCACCGGTCGAGGAGGGGTGGCGGTGA
- a CDS encoding ion transporter produces the protein MRNQVKALVTSRTWEFCIIGIIVLNAVTLGLETSHAVMNSIGPALVLIDQIILGIFVIELALRLFAHGAKFFRDPWSLFDFAIVAIALLPSNGPLAVLRSLRILRVLRLISVVPSLRRVIGGLIAALPGMGSIVVLMALVFYVFGVMATKLFGASFPEWFGDLGASLYTLFQIMTLESWSMGIVRPVMEQYPYSWLFFVPFILCTAFTVLNLFIGIIVSAMQEEHEAEADANRQAIHDETGLILEEVKAMRAELSQLRAEVERTRA, from the coding sequence ATGCGAAATCAGGTCAAGGCGCTGGTCACGTCGCGCACATGGGAATTCTGCATCATCGGGATCATCGTCCTGAATGCGGTGACGCTGGGGCTGGAAACCAGCCATGCGGTCATGAACAGCATCGGCCCGGCCCTGGTCCTGATCGACCAGATCATTCTCGGCATCTTCGTGATCGAGCTGGCCCTGCGCCTCTTTGCCCACGGTGCAAAGTTCTTCCGCGATCCCTGGAGCCTTTTTGATTTCGCCATTGTCGCGATCGCGCTGCTGCCCTCCAACGGGCCGCTCGCCGTGCTGCGCTCGCTGCGCATCCTGCGTGTGCTGCGGCTCATTTCCGTGGTGCCGTCGCTCCGCCGCGTGATTGGCGGCCTGATCGCTGCCTTGCCGGGCATGGGCTCGATTGTCGTCCTGATGGCACTGGTCTTTTATGTGTTCGGCGTCATGGCGACCAAACTGTTCGGCGCCAGCTTTCCCGAATGGTTTGGCGACCTCGGGGCCTCGCTCTATACGCTCTTCCAGATCATGACGCTGGAAAGCTGGTCCATGGGCATCGTCCGGCCGGTGATGGAACAATACCCCTATTCCTGGCTGTTCTTCGTGCCTTTCATCCTGTGCACGGCCTTCACGGTGCTGAACCTTTTCATCGGTATCATCGTCTCGGCGATGCAGGAGGAGCACGAGGCGGAGGCCGATGCCAACCGCCAGGCGATCCACGACGAGACCGGCCTGATCCTGGAAGAGGTCAAGGCCATGCGCGCGGAACTCAGCCAGCTGCGCGCCGAGGTCGAGCGCACCCGGGCCTGA
- a CDS encoding YigZ family protein → MEAASQAIPLPGTGDTSIKTVTSEFEGFLEDRKSRFLAHLVPLDLFEQRLEELRKEHRKANHVVTAHRRLLDDGRIEESGKDDGEPAGTSGMPTLRVLQGAGLINCAVLIVRYFGGTKLGGGGLARAYAGAAQDAIANAELVPFQKMLVKQVSADFAASSELERRIDGLGLTVLSRDYTEDGVTLTVEGPEEVLAAL, encoded by the coding sequence ATGGAAGCTGCTTCACAGGCGATACCACTCCCTGGTACCGGAGATACTTCTATTAAAACCGTCACAAGCGAATTCGAAGGTTTCCTGGAAGACCGGAAGTCGCGCTTTCTGGCGCATCTGGTGCCGCTGGACCTGTTCGAGCAGCGCCTGGAGGAGCTGCGCAAGGAACACCGGAAAGCCAACCACGTCGTCACCGCGCACAGACGCCTTCTGGACGATGGCCGCATCGAGGAAAGCGGCAAGGATGATGGCGAACCTGCCGGCACGTCCGGCATGCCCACCTTGCGGGTCCTGCAGGGTGCCGGCCTGATCAATTGCGCCGTCCTGATCGTGCGTTATTTCGGGGGAACCAAACTCGGTGGCGGCGGCCTCGCCCGCGCCTATGCCGGCGCGGCCCAGGACGCGATTGCAAATGCCGAGCTCGTTCCGTTTCAGAAGATGCTGGTGAAACAGGTCAGCGCGGACTTCGCCGCAAGCTCGGAGCTGGAACGCCGGATCGACGGCCTTGGTCTCACCGTGCTGTCACGCGACTACACCGAAGACGGTGTGACGCTGACGGTCGAAGGACCGGAAGAGGTCCTTGCCGCGCTTTAG
- a CDS encoding 2'-deoxycytidine 5'-triphosphate deaminase, with amino-acid sequence MNVTAGQTLNGSATLSAEGILPERIIEAMFSAGEIAAALPPVEGQIQPASLDLRLGQVAYRVRASFLPGPEIKVADRLEQLKLHTVDLSEGAVLETGCVYIVPLQESLALAADISATANPKSSTGRLDVFTRVITDNGLAFDTIPAGYTGPLYAEISPLTFPILVRSGSRLSQIRFRRGQSLIADSVLEEVHKTHTLMSGGNERIGNGVQLSIDLEGDGENSLIGYRAKHHSGLIDVDKVGAQDPLDFWEPIYRRQHAELILDPNAFYILVSQEAVHVPPDYAAEMVPFDPLVGEFRVHYAGFFDPGFGHAGAGGIGSRAVLEVRSHDVPFIVEHGQTIGRLVYEHMAERPQRLYGEGIGSNYQGQALKLSKHFRVPA; translated from the coding sequence ATGAACGTGACAGCGGGCCAGACCTTGAACGGAAGCGCAACTCTCTCCGCCGAGGGGATCCTGCCCGAACGTATCATTGAGGCCATGTTCTCCGCCGGCGAGATCGCCGCCGCCCTGCCCCCGGTGGAGGGCCAGATCCAGCCCGCCAGTCTCGACCTGCGCCTCGGCCAGGTGGCCTACCGGGTGCGTGCCAGTTTCCTGCCCGGCCCGGAGATCAAGGTCGCCGACCGGCTGGAACAGCTGAAACTGCACACGGTCGATCTTTCCGAGGGTGCCGTTCTGGAGACCGGCTGTGTCTATATCGTGCCCCTGCAGGAAAGCCTGGCTCTGGCCGCCGACATTTCCGCGACCGCGAACCCGAAAAGCTCAACCGGCCGGCTCGACGTCTTCACCCGCGTCATCACCGACAACGGTCTCGCCTTCGACACCATCCCGGCCGGCTACACCGGCCCGCTCTACGCGGAAATCTCGCCGCTGACCTTCCCGATCCTGGTACGCTCGGGCTCACGCCTCAGCCAGATCCGCTTCCGCCGCGGCCAGTCCCTGATCGCCGACAGCGTCCTGGAAGAGGTGCACAAGACCCACACCCTGATGAGCGGCGGCAACGAGCGCATCGGCAATGGCGTGCAGCTTTCCATCGACCTGGAAGGCGATGGCGAGAACAGCCTGATCGGCTACCGCGCCAAACATCATTCCGGCCTGATCGATGTCGACAAGGTCGGCGCACAGGACCCGCTCGATTTCTGGGAGCCGATCTATCGGCGACAGCATGCCGAGCTGATCCTCGACCCGAATGCCTTCTACATCCTGGTCAGCCAGGAAGCTGTGCATGTGCCGCCGGATTATGCCGCTGAGATGGTGCCTTTCGACCCGCTGGTCGGCGAGTTCCGCGTTCACTATGCCGGCTTCTTCGATCCGGGCTTCGGCCACGCGGGCGCCGGCGGCATCGGCTCCAGAGCCGTTCTGGAAGTCCGCTCCCACGATGTGCCCTTCATCGTCGAACATGGCCAGACCATCGGCCGGCTCGTCTATGAACACATGGCCGAGAGGCCGCAGCGGCTTTATGGCGAGGGCATCGGCTCCAACTACCAGGGTCAGGCGCTGAAACTCTCCAAGCATTTCAGGGTCCCTGCATAA
- a CDS encoding O-succinylhomoserine sulfhydrylase translates to MTETTKTGNKNWRPATSLVHGGTMRSPFGETSETIYLTQGFTYAGAEAAEARFNGDDPGYVYSRYANPTVTMFEDRIKGLEGAEAARGTASGMAAVNLALMASVKAGDHVIASKALFGSCRYICETLLPRFGVESTLVDGTDIDQWKAAVRPNTRAMFLESPTNPTLEVIDIAAVADIAKECGARLIVDNVFATPLYQSPLELGADVVIYSATKHIDGQGRCLGGVVLSDEEWITDEVMPFIKHTGPHMSPFSAWVLLKGLETLPLRVARQTESAGQVADFLADQAKVSRLIYPGRADHPQADVVARQMKAGSTMVAFEIDGGKEAAFRFTNALEIIKISNNLGDAKSLITHPATTTHQSIGEEARAELDISDGILRLSIGLEDPLDLLEDIEKALGAI, encoded by the coding sequence ATGACTGAGACCACCAAGACCGGAAACAAGAACTGGCGTCCTGCCACCAGCCTGGTGCATGGCGGCACCATGCGGTCGCCCTTTGGTGAGACCTCCGAGACCATCTACCTGACGCAGGGCTTCACCTATGCCGGTGCGGAGGCCGCCGAGGCGCGCTTCAACGGCGACGATCCGGGTTATGTCTACTCGCGCTATGCCAACCCGACCGTCACCATGTTCGAAGACCGGATCAAGGGACTGGAAGGCGCGGAAGCTGCCCGCGGCACGGCCAGCGGCATGGCCGCCGTCAATCTGGCGCTGATGGCCTCCGTCAAGGCGGGCGATCATGTCATTGCCTCCAAGGCCCTGTTCGGCTCCTGCCGCTATATCTGCGAAACGCTGCTGCCGCGCTTCGGCGTGGAAAGCACGCTGGTCGACGGTACGGACATCGACCAGTGGAAGGCTGCGGTGCGGCCGAACACCCGGGCGATGTTCCTGGAAAGCCCGACCAACCCGACGCTGGAAGTGATCGACATTGCCGCCGTCGCCGACATCGCCAAGGAGTGTGGTGCGCGCCTGATCGTCGACAACGTCTTTGCAACGCCGCTCTACCAGTCGCCGCTTGAACTCGGAGCGGATGTCGTCATCTATTCCGCCACCAAGCATATTGACGGCCAGGGCCGCTGCCTGGGCGGGGTTGTCCTGTCCGACGAGGAATGGATCACCGACGAGGTGATGCCCTTCATCAAGCACACCGGCCCGCATATGAGCCCGTTCAGCGCCTGGGTGCTCTTGAAAGGCCTTGAAACCCTGCCGCTGCGCGTGGCGCGCCAGACCGAAAGCGCCGGCCAGGTGGCCGACTTCCTGGCCGATCAGGCCAAGGTCTCGCGGCTGATCTATCCGGGCCGTGCTGACCACCCGCAGGCCGATGTGGTTGCACGCCAGATGAAGGCCGGCTCCACCATGGTCGCCTTTGAAATCGACGGCGGCAAGGAGGCGGCGTTCCGCTTCACCAATGCGCTTGAGATCATCAAGATCTCCAACAATCTGGGGGATGCCAAGAGCCTGATCACCCATCCGGCCACGACGACCCACCAGTCAATCGGCGAGGAAGCCCGCGCCGAACTCGACATTTCCGACGGCATCCTGCGGCTGTCGATCGGTCTGGAAGACCCGCTCGATCTTCTGGAAGACATCGAAAAGGCCCTCGGCGCGATCTGA
- a CDS encoding Hcp family type VI secretion system effector, with translation MSNIAYITIKGATQGDMTSDATTADSIGNLWQEGHEGESLVYAFEQNAIVPRDPQSGSIIATRRHMPTTFMKPVDKATPLLWQALATGESLEIEVQFWRTSTSGVQEHYYTIKFEDAVLVEGKTILPDVNDEANASRGDTDKWSFTYRKCDWTHEKAGTSASDDYRAPVT, from the coding sequence ATGTCCAACATCGCTTACATCACCATCAAGGGCGCAACCCAGGGCGACATGACGTCCGACGCAACCACCGCCGACAGCATCGGCAACCTGTGGCAGGAAGGCCATGAAGGCGAATCCCTCGTCTATGCCTTCGAACAGAACGCCATCGTGCCCCGTGATCCGCAATCCGGTTCGATCATCGCCACCCGCCGCCACATGCCGACCACCTTCATGAAGCCGGTCGACAAGGCAACGCCATTGCTGTGGCAGGCCCTGGCCACCGGCGAGAGCCTGGAAATCGAAGTCCAGTTCTGGCGCACCTCGACCTCAGGTGTTCAGGAACACTACTACACGATCAAGTTTGAAGACGCGGTTCTGGTGGAAGGCAAGACGATCCTGCCGGACGTCAATGACGAAGCCAACGCCTCCCGCGGCGACACTGACAAGTGGTCCTTCACCTACCGCAAGTGTGACTGGACCCACGAAAAGGCTGGCACCAGCGCGTCCGACGACTACCGCGCCCCAGTCACCTAA
- a CDS encoding LysE family translocator, giving the protein MSLETYLAFMAAALILTMSPGPSILLGMVHALHFGSKRTLFTALGDITANLIQMLLVAIGLGVLIANSLFAFQLLKWGGVIVLICMSLRMLRAAPASAGPGTPDVPSSRPARLFLSGFLVAFGNPKALVFFTAFFPQFIDPTADLGPQLLLMCPTMAALDFAFVMLYAAGARAAFGFLRAHPGLLNKVGGTALMGAAGFLAFAR; this is encoded by the coding sequence ATGTCCCTTGAAACCTATCTGGCCTTTATGGCCGCCGCGCTGATCCTCACCATGAGCCCCGGCCCCAGCATCCTGCTCGGCATGGTGCACGCGTTGCATTTCGGGTCAAAGAGGACGCTTTTCACAGCCCTGGGCGACATCACCGCCAACCTCATCCAGATGCTTCTGGTGGCGATCGGCCTGGGCGTCCTGATAGCCAATTCGCTGTTCGCCTTTCAGTTGCTGAAATGGGGCGGGGTCATCGTTCTGATCTGTATGAGCCTCAGGATGCTGCGCGCAGCGCCAGCATCAGCAGGACCGGGAACACCGGATGTGCCCTCTTCCCGCCCGGCCCGCTTGTTCCTGTCCGGTTTTCTGGTGGCCTTCGGCAACCCGAAGGCCCTTGTCTTCTTCACGGCCTTCTTTCCGCAGTTCATCGACCCGACAGCAGATCTCGGCCCGCAACTGCTCCTGATGTGCCCGACCATGGCGGCGCTCGATTTCGCCTTTGTCATGCTCTACGCAGCTGGCGCTCGCGCTGCCTTCGGGTTTTTGCGGGCGCATCCGGGTTTGCTCAACAAGGTCGGCGGCACTGCCTTGATGGGCGCCGCCGGCTTCCTGGCCTTCGCCAGGTAG
- a CDS encoding LysR family transcriptional regulator yields the protein MKTLPGSQDLPLTVARALDLIGRTGSVSEAAETLGVTQPAVSKGIAQLEARFGLSLLQRGARPLRLTEEGEALARFARQSDLAQSQALGALEDARSNRRGTVRLGSFGSSASFHILPKTLAAFARKHPGISLEVQEFPDDELRKVLAEGLVDVAILSIEVNETFEVLPITADKLVALLPLGHALMSRRQLTAADLADDPFILTKGGSGPLVERWFAQAGIRPRITHTILQVNSIVALVQAGLGVSIIAEQALPDVSGRCHVVPLHPTVPRTIGFARTGRPFRAHAPDTFWQFCSRLELLGPDPG from the coding sequence ATGAAAACACTTCCCGGCTCCCAAGATCTTCCGCTGACCGTTGCCCGTGCCCTCGATCTGATTGGCCGGACCGGCAGTGTTTCGGAAGCTGCCGAGACACTTGGTGTCACGCAGCCCGCGGTCAGCAAGGGGATTGCCCAGCTGGAAGCACGTTTTGGTCTCAGTCTCTTGCAGCGCGGTGCAAGGCCATTGAGACTCACCGAAGAAGGTGAAGCGCTGGCCCGCTTCGCCCGCCAGTCCGACCTGGCGCAAAGCCAGGCCCTGGGGGCACTGGAGGATGCCCGGAGCAACCGCCGCGGCACGGTGCGGCTCGGGTCCTTCGGGTCGTCGGCCTCCTTCCACATCCTGCCGAAAACCCTGGCGGCCTTCGCCCGCAAGCACCCTGGAATTTCCTTGGAGGTTCAGGAATTTCCAGACGACGAACTACGCAAGGTGTTGGCGGAGGGCCTTGTGGATGTGGCGATCCTGTCAATCGAGGTGAACGAGACATTCGAGGTCTTGCCGATCACCGCCGACAAGCTGGTGGCGTTGCTGCCGCTAGGTCATGCGCTGATGTCCAGGCGGCAACTGACCGCCGCGGACCTTGCAGACGATCCGTTCATCTTGACGAAGGGGGGCAGCGGACCGTTGGTGGAGCGCTGGTTCGCGCAAGCCGGCATCAGGCCCCGGATAACGCACACGATCCTGCAAGTGAATTCGATCGTGGCCCTTGTGCAGGCCGGGCTTGGTGTCTCCATCATTGCGGAACAAGCGCTGCCTGATGTGAGCGGCAGGTGCCATGTGGTGCCACTTCATCCGACCGTCCCCAGAACGATCGGCTTTGCGCGGACCGGCAGACCATTTCGTGCGCATGCGCCGGACACATTCTGGCAGTTCTGTAGCCGGTTGGAACTCCTGGGGCCTGACCCCGGGTGA
- a CDS encoding CDP-alcohol phosphatidyltransferase family protein, whose amino-acid sequence MFDARLRPLINPPLNELGRLVAGIGIGANTVTICGFAMGMGAAIAIACGQFLLGFFLIALNRLADGLDGAVARANHKTDLGGYLDITLDFFFYGAIPLAFAVQNPEANALAATVLLASFYANGSAFLAFAIMAEKNRLSTTAQGSKSLYYIGGLAEGAETIALFLLMALVPDWFPVLAWGFAAICFLSAGARLLIGVKALRKS is encoded by the coding sequence ATGTTCGATGCCCGCCTGCGCCCCTTGATCAATCCGCCGCTCAACGAGCTGGGACGGCTTGTCGCCGGCATCGGAATTGGCGCCAACACCGTCACCATCTGCGGTTTTGCAATGGGCATGGGCGCAGCGATTGCCATTGCCTGCGGCCAGTTCCTGCTCGGCTTCTTTCTGATCGCTCTCAACCGTTTAGCCGACGGCCTCGATGGTGCGGTTGCCCGCGCCAACCACAAGACCGATCTTGGCGGCTATCTGGACATCACGCTCGACTTCTTCTTCTACGGGGCCATTCCCCTGGCGTTTGCCGTGCAGAATCCGGAGGCCAATGCACTGGCCGCAACGGTGCTGCTGGCGAGCTTCTACGCCAATGGCTCGGCCTTCCTGGCCTTTGCCATCATGGCGGAAAAGAACCGGCTCTCGACCACGGCGCAAGGCTCGAAATCGCTTTATTACATCGGCGGTCTCGCGGAAGGTGCAGAAACCATTGCGCTTTTCCTTCTGATGGCCCTTGTACCAGACTGGTTCCCGGTGCTGGCCTGGGGGTTTGCAGCGATCTGTTTTCTCTCAGCAGGTGCCCGGTTGCTCATCGGGGTGAAGGCCCTGCGGAAGTCCTGA
- the apaG gene encoding Co2+/Mg2+ efflux protein ApaG, translating into MSGSYSAITHGIEVSVEPFYLDDESQPDERSFIWAYMVEIHNGGSEPVQLKTRYWQITDAMGRQEEVSGEGVVGEQPVIEPGETYEYSSHCPLSTESGIMAGSYSMERPDGSRFDVMIPAFSLDLPDAVHSLN; encoded by the coding sequence GTGTCGGGCAGTTACAGTGCCATAACCCATGGGATCGAGGTTTCGGTCGAGCCGTTTTATCTGGACGATGAATCGCAGCCGGATGAGCGCTCCTTTATCTGGGCCTATATGGTCGAGATCCACAATGGCGGCAGCGAACCGGTCCAGCTGAAAACACGTTACTGGCAGATCACGGACGCCATGGGACGCCAGGAAGAGGTCAGCGGCGAGGGTGTGGTCGGAGAGCAGCCGGTGATCGAGCCCGGCGAGACCTACGAGTATTCCTCGCATTGTCCGCTCTCGACCGAGAGCGGCATCATGGCCGGATCCTATTCAATGGAGCGCCCGGACGGTTCGCGCTTCGACGTCATGATCCCGGCCTTTTCCCTGGACCTTCCGGATGCGGTTCACAGCCTGAACTGA
- a CDS encoding S9 family peptidase has product MKRRRLVFWAGTAIALVLVLFILAFEGLEDFDFSEYRTRPLSFSFKDMSVVGTLHLPEAETSAVVLLVHGDGPADRYSGGGYMPMISALLDSGIAVYSWDKPGIGQSSGDWLAFSMTDRAGLATAALEAVRAQPELARAPTGFVGLSQGGWVVPILAKEPAQADFFVIIGGAVNWLRQGAYLTRRRLEREGASPEDIDAALQATAAGNKHLLSEGYSYQTYLSDTRSGTPMSEARFGFVLKNALADSGKDLVQVKAPVLTLHGSDDLNVDPDYNSDRYRQILQDRNVANSSLVIADGTHALLRASLFNQQTEGDMPAWSKLAFAILGREAYAPGALDILSNWINDQASAGSRQSASADRSN; this is encoded by the coding sequence TTGAAACGTAGAAGGCTCGTTTTCTGGGCCGGGACAGCTATTGCCCTTGTCCTGGTCCTGTTCATCCTCGCCTTCGAGGGTCTGGAAGATTTCGACTTTTCCGAATACCGGACCCGGCCATTAAGTTTCAGCTTCAAGGACATGTCCGTCGTCGGCACGCTGCATCTGCCCGAGGCCGAAACGTCCGCCGTTGTTCTCTTGGTCCATGGCGACGGTCCGGCGGACCGCTATAGCGGCGGCGGTTACATGCCGATGATCAGCGCACTTCTGGACAGTGGCATTGCGGTCTATTCCTGGGACAAGCCGGGTATTGGCCAGAGCTCCGGCGACTGGCTGGCCTTTTCCATGACCGACAGGGCCGGCCTTGCCACCGCCGCCCTTGAGGCCGTGAGGGCACAGCCGGAACTGGCCCGGGCGCCCACCGGCTTTGTCGGCCTCTCGCAAGGCGGCTGGGTGGTGCCGATCCTGGCAAAGGAACCGGCACAGGCGGATTTCTTTGTCATCATTGGCGGCGCGGTCAACTGGCTGCGGCAGGGTGCCTATCTCACGCGGCGCCGGCTGGAACGCGAGGGTGCTTCCCCGGAAGACATTGACGCCGCACTGCAGGCGACAGCTGCCGGCAACAAGCACCTTCTCTCCGAAGGCTACAGCTACCAAACCTATCTTTCCGACACCCGTTCGGGGACACCCATGTCCGAAGCGCGGTTCGGGTTTGTGCTGAAAAACGCACTTGCCGATTCCGGCAAGGACCTGGTTCAGGTCAAAGCTCCCGTCCTGACCTTGCATGGCAGCGACGATCTCAATGTCGATCCAGACTATAATTCGGACCGCTACCGCCAGATCCTGCAGGACCGTAACGTCGCCAACAGCTCCCTCGTCATTGCGGACGGCACCCATGCGCTGTTGAGGGCGTCGTTGTTCAATCAGCAAACGGAAGGTGACATGCCGGCCTGGTCGAAGCTGGCTTTTGCCATCCTTGGCCGCGAAGCCTATGCGCCCGGGGCCCTAGATATTCTGAGTAACTGGATCAATGACCAGGCCTCGGCCGGCTCCAGACAAAGCGCATCCGCAGATCGTTCAAATTGA
- a CDS encoding tellurite resistance TerB family protein: MNEPISVQEALIYVMVIVSASDNEMTDMELATIGDVVKMLPVFDGYDGSRIIPAAQRCGDILQEENGLQLVLELVGDVLPHKLYDTAYALAVEVAAADLHVEQEELRILQLLRDRFKLDKLTIAAIERSAIARHRSA, from the coding sequence ATGAATGAGCCCATCAGCGTTCAGGAAGCCCTCATCTACGTGATGGTCATCGTTTCGGCGTCGGACAATGAAATGACCGACATGGAACTCGCCACCATCGGCGACGTCGTCAAGATGCTGCCGGTCTTTGACGGCTATGACGGCAGCCGGATCATTCCCGCCGCCCAGCGCTGCGGCGACATCCTGCAGGAAGAAAACGGTCTGCAGCTGGTGCTGGAGCTTGTTGGCGACGTGCTGCCGCACAAACTTTACGACACAGCCTATGCGCTGGCGGTTGAAGTCGCGGCAGCCGATCTCCATGTTGAGCAGGAAGAGCTGCGCATCCTGCAGTTGCTGCGGGACCGCTTCAAGCTCGACAAGCTCACCATCGCTGCGATCGAGCGCAGCGCGATTGCCCGCCACCGGTCAGCCTGA